One genomic region from Arthrobacter sp. FB24 encodes:
- a CDS encoding sugar phosphate isomerase/epimerase family protein, producing MKIALDPTPFHHSHTLLEFPRVVADLGYKYMQMTPHADFIPFYNHPKADDELVGQLNKACKDVGIEIASVLPVLRWSGPDEDAREAAVRYWKRVIQITVDLGVSTINTEFSGRPEKAEESERAFYRSMEELLPIIEREGLDLLIDPHPDDFVEEGLAAIRVIRGLNSKNVGLVYVASHSFHMKNAPLDIMRAAGDKLRLVHVADTMNHHASHGLRYITNPPGNPVRVHQHLKIGDGDVNWEEFFGGLQEIGFLDREDTVMVSSVFAEDENAAEVSRYQLVTMNNYIATAR from the coding sequence GTGAAAATCGCACTTGATCCAACGCCGTTCCACCACTCGCACACCCTGCTCGAATTTCCCCGGGTGGTGGCGGACCTCGGCTACAAGTACATGCAGATGACCCCGCACGCCGACTTCATCCCGTTCTACAACCACCCCAAGGCCGACGACGAACTGGTGGGCCAGCTCAACAAGGCATGCAAGGACGTGGGGATCGAGATCGCCTCGGTCCTGCCTGTGCTCCGCTGGTCCGGGCCGGACGAGGATGCCCGCGAAGCCGCCGTCCGCTACTGGAAGCGCGTCATCCAGATCACCGTGGACCTGGGCGTCAGCACTATCAACACCGAATTCAGCGGACGCCCGGAGAAGGCCGAGGAATCAGAGCGCGCCTTCTACCGTTCGATGGAGGAGCTGCTGCCCATCATCGAACGCGAAGGCCTGGACCTCCTGATCGATCCGCACCCGGACGACTTCGTGGAGGAAGGCCTGGCTGCCATCCGCGTCATCCGCGGCCTGAATTCCAAGAACGTGGGCCTGGTCTACGTGGCCTCGCACAGCTTCCACATGAAGAACGCGCCGCTGGACATCATGCGCGCTGCGGGGGACAAGCTCCGGCTGGTCCACGTGGCAGACACCATGAACCACCACGCTTCGCACGGCCTGCGCTACATCACCAACCCGCCCGGGAACCCGGTCCGCGTGCACCAGCACCTGAAAATCGGCGACGGTGACGTCAACTGGGAGGAATTCTTCGGCGGCCTGCAGGAAATCGGCTTCCTGGACCGTGAAGACACCGTGATGGTGTCCAGCGTCTTCGCTGAAGACGAGAACGCCGCGGAGGTTTCCCGTTACCAGCTGGTCACAATGAACAACTACATCGCGACAGCCCGGTGA
- a CDS encoding Cgl0159 family (beta/alpha)8-fold protein, which yields MTLNVSRANPDAVPAAAGVDDDPRRYAHLSTIRLEDPDAVARAAKARRRHPGLKYGRQNFIVAADHPARGALAVGNDPVAMADRRQLLDRLQIALANPDVDGVLASPDIMDDLLLLGALDGKLIFGSMNRGGLTGLVNEFDDRFTGHTAAALEALGADGGKMLTRICLGDPDTVSLLEATAKAIDSLAERKLIAMVEPFLSAWHNGKVRNDLSTDAVIKSVAIAEGLGSTSAYTWMKLPVVAEMERVMAATTMPTVLLGGDPEGTQEEVFASWEAALALPGVQGLTVGRTLLYPQDGDVAGAVATAASLLHHTASAHTASAHTAEVSE from the coding sequence GTGACCCTCAACGTTTCCCGGGCCAATCCGGATGCTGTTCCGGCCGCTGCGGGCGTGGACGACGATCCCCGCCGTTACGCCCACCTGAGCACCATCCGCCTGGAGGATCCGGACGCCGTTGCCCGGGCCGCCAAAGCGCGGCGCCGGCACCCCGGCCTCAAGTACGGCCGGCAGAACTTCATCGTGGCGGCGGACCACCCGGCCCGGGGTGCCCTCGCCGTCGGCAATGATCCCGTGGCCATGGCCGACCGCCGCCAGTTGCTGGACCGGCTGCAGATCGCACTGGCCAACCCTGACGTGGACGGCGTGCTCGCCTCCCCGGACATCATGGACGACCTGCTGCTGCTGGGCGCACTCGACGGCAAGCTGATCTTCGGATCGATGAACCGCGGCGGGCTCACGGGCCTGGTCAACGAATTTGATGACCGCTTCACCGGCCACACCGCCGCTGCGCTGGAGGCATTGGGGGCCGACGGCGGCAAGATGCTCACCCGTATCTGCCTGGGCGACCCGGACACGGTGTCCCTGCTGGAAGCGACGGCCAAGGCCATCGACTCCCTGGCCGAACGCAAGCTGATCGCCATGGTGGAGCCGTTCCTGTCCGCCTGGCACAACGGCAAGGTCCGCAACGATCTGTCCACCGACGCGGTCATCAAGTCCGTGGCCATCGCCGAGGGCCTTGGCTCCACGAGCGCCTACACCTGGATGAAGCTGCCCGTGGTGGCAGAAATGGAACGCGTCATGGCCGCCACCACCATGCCCACCGTGCTGCTGGGCGGAGACCCGGAAGGTACCCAGGAGGAAGTGTTCGCCAGCTGGGAAGCCGCCCTGGCCCTTCCCGGCGTGCAGGGCCTCACCGTCGGCCGGACCCTCCTGTACCCGCAGGACGGCGACGTGGCCGGCGCCGTTGCCACGGCCGCTTCCCTCCTCCACCACACCGCATCAGCCCACACCGCATCAGCCCACACCGCAGAAGTATCGGAGTAG
- the iolD gene encoding 3D-(3,5/4)-trihydroxycyclohexane-1,2-dione acylhydrolase (decyclizing) yields the protein MTVAQAVVEYLSKQYTVDSVGGLDYRERLIPGTFGIFGHGNVAGVGQALKQYQQLDPAIMPYYQGRNEQAQAHQAVGYARHTRRRQTFAISTSIGPGSSNLLTGAALATTNRLPVLLLPSDTFATRAADPVLQQLEQPYAYDITVNDAFRPLSKFFDRVNRPEQLFSAFHHGLRVLTDPAETGAVTISLPQDVQAEALDVPEEFLAEREWRIRRPDADDEDIRRAAEAIRAAKRPLIIAGGGVLYAYANDELARFVELTGIPVGNTQAGVGVLPWDHKLSLGAIGSTGTTAANALAAEADLIIGIGTRYEDFTTASRTAFQNPDVKFININVAAMDAYKHGTSLPIVADARKALVKLNQALGGYRVGADLEQQIAAEKKRWDATVDEAFDTRFTPLPAQNEIIGATSRAMDAQDVVVCAAGSLPGDLHKMWRVRDPFGYHVEYAYSCMGYEIPGGLGVKRAALAEAARGGAERDVVVMVGDGSYLMMHTELVTAVAERIKLIVVLIQNHGYASIGSLSESLGSQRFGTKYRALDGDHHSFDEGETLPVDLALNAQSLGVKVIRIEPGEKVIAELEQAIRDAKAAPERGGPILIHVESDPLLDAPSSESWWDVPVSQVSELESTRQAFQAYTDHKNRQRKLLG from the coding sequence ATGACGGTCGCCCAGGCCGTCGTCGAATATCTATCCAAGCAGTACACCGTTGATTCTGTTGGCGGGCTGGATTACCGCGAACGCCTGATCCCCGGCACGTTCGGCATCTTCGGGCACGGCAACGTTGCCGGAGTGGGCCAGGCGCTCAAGCAGTACCAGCAGCTGGATCCGGCGATCATGCCGTACTACCAGGGCCGCAACGAGCAGGCGCAGGCGCACCAGGCTGTGGGCTACGCGCGCCACACCCGCCGCCGGCAGACCTTTGCGATCAGCACCTCGATCGGGCCGGGTTCCTCCAACCTGCTCACGGGGGCGGCGCTGGCCACCACCAACCGCCTGCCGGTCCTGCTGCTTCCCAGCGACACGTTCGCCACCCGTGCTGCGGATCCGGTGCTGCAGCAGCTCGAACAGCCCTACGCGTACGACATCACCGTCAATGACGCCTTCCGTCCGCTGTCCAAGTTCTTCGACCGCGTCAACCGGCCCGAGCAGCTGTTCTCCGCGTTCCACCACGGACTGCGCGTACTGACGGATCCGGCCGAAACCGGCGCTGTCACCATCTCCCTGCCGCAGGATGTCCAGGCCGAAGCCTTAGACGTGCCCGAGGAGTTCCTGGCCGAACGCGAGTGGCGGATCCGCCGCCCGGACGCGGACGACGAGGACATCCGCCGTGCCGCCGAAGCCATCCGCGCCGCGAAACGCCCGCTGATCATCGCCGGCGGCGGCGTCCTCTACGCCTACGCCAACGACGAACTGGCCAGGTTCGTGGAACTCACCGGCATCCCGGTGGGCAACACCCAGGCCGGGGTGGGCGTCCTGCCCTGGGACCACAAGTTGTCCCTCGGCGCGATCGGCTCCACGGGCACGACGGCGGCAAATGCCCTTGCAGCCGAAGCGGACCTGATCATCGGCATCGGCACCCGCTACGAGGACTTCACCACCGCCTCGCGGACCGCGTTCCAGAACCCGGATGTGAAGTTCATCAACATCAACGTAGCCGCCATGGATGCGTATAAGCACGGCACGTCGCTGCCGATCGTCGCGGATGCGCGCAAGGCACTGGTGAAGCTGAACCAAGCACTCGGCGGCTACCGCGTGGGCGCCGACCTGGAACAGCAGATCGCGGCCGAGAAGAAGCGCTGGGATGCCACCGTGGACGAAGCGTTCGACACCCGCTTCACTCCGCTGCCGGCCCAGAACGAAATCATCGGCGCCACGTCCCGGGCCATGGACGCCCAGGACGTCGTCGTCTGCGCCGCCGGGTCCCTGCCCGGTGATCTGCACAAGATGTGGCGCGTCCGGGACCCCTTCGGCTACCACGTGGAATACGCCTACTCCTGCATGGGCTACGAAATCCCGGGCGGGCTCGGCGTCAAGCGCGCTGCGCTGGCGGAAGCCGCGCGGGGCGGGGCGGAGCGCGACGTCGTCGTGATGGTGGGGGACGGTTCGTACCTCATGATGCACACCGAGCTGGTCACCGCCGTCGCCGAACGGATCAAGCTGATCGTGGTCCTGATCCAGAACCACGGCTACGCCTCGATCGGCTCGCTCTCCGAGTCCCTCGGCTCACAGCGCTTCGGCACCAAGTACCGCGCCCTCGACGGAGACCACCACAGCTTCGACGAAGGCGAAACCCTTCCGGTGGACCTCGCCCTGAACGCGCAAAGCCTGGGCGTGAAAGTGATCCGGATCGAACCGGGGGAGAAGGTCATCGCCGAACTCGAACAGGCCATCAGGGACGCCAAAGCCGCCCCCGAGCGCGGCGGGCCCATCCTGATCCATGTCGAATCCGACCCCCTGCTGGACGCCCCGAGCTCCGAATCATGGTGGGACGTTCCCGTCTCCCAGGTCTCCGAGCTCGAATCCACGAGGCAGGCATTCCAGGCCTACACCGACCACAAAAACCGCCAGCGCAAGCTGCTCGGCTAA
- a CDS encoding sugar phosphate isomerase/epimerase family protein yields MTENKLIIGTAPDSWGVWFADDPKQTPWERFLDEVAESGYKWIELGPYGYLPNNPARLAEELKQRDLKVTAGTVFTAFHRGLDEWETAWEPARKVAELTAAMGGEHIVVIPAMWRDDVTGEAVESGQLTEKAWSDLFAGHNRLGKTLLEDFGLKQQFHSHADSHVGAQEDIESLLAATDSKYLNLCLDTGHAEYCGASSLELIKNYPDRIGYLHLKQINPDILKKVNEENMTWAAANLAGVMTEPPNGLPDLRAVIEAVEALNRPIFGIVEQDMYPVAFDVPMPIAKRTRNYLLSCGSRTAVN; encoded by the coding sequence ATGACTGAGAACAAACTGATCATCGGCACCGCGCCGGACTCCTGGGGCGTCTGGTTCGCTGATGACCCCAAGCAGACCCCGTGGGAGCGGTTCCTCGATGAGGTGGCCGAGTCCGGCTACAAGTGGATCGAACTTGGCCCCTACGGCTACCTGCCGAACAACCCTGCGCGGCTGGCCGAGGAGCTCAAGCAGCGCGACCTGAAAGTCACCGCGGGAACGGTCTTCACCGCGTTCCACCGCGGACTGGACGAGTGGGAGACCGCCTGGGAGCCGGCACGCAAGGTCGCCGAGCTCACGGCGGCCATGGGCGGCGAACACATCGTTGTCATCCCGGCCATGTGGCGCGACGACGTCACCGGCGAAGCAGTGGAAAGCGGCCAGCTGACCGAGAAGGCCTGGAGCGATCTGTTCGCCGGCCACAACCGGCTGGGCAAGACCCTGCTGGAGGACTTCGGCCTCAAGCAGCAGTTCCACTCCCACGCCGATTCCCACGTCGGAGCCCAGGAGGATATCGAAAGCCTTCTGGCGGCCACGGACTCCAAGTACCTGAACCTCTGCCTGGACACCGGCCACGCCGAATACTGCGGAGCCTCCAGCCTTGAACTCATCAAGAACTACCCGGACCGCATCGGCTACCTGCACCTGAAGCAGATCAACCCGGACATCCTCAAGAAGGTCAACGAGGAAAACATGACCTGGGCGGCAGCCAACCTGGCCGGCGTCATGACCGAGCCGCCGAACGGGCTGCCGGACCTGCGCGCCGTCATCGAAGCGGTGGAGGCGCTGAACCGCCCTATCTTCGGCATCGTGGAACAGGACATGTATCCGGTGGCCTTTGACGTCCCCATGCCCATCGCCAAGCGCACCCGCAATTACCTGCTGTCCTGCGGTTCCCGCACGGCAGTCAACTAA
- a CDS encoding CoA-acylating methylmalonate-semialdehyde dehydrogenase has product MSTTTVTTTINHFINGAEAAGEGDRTQPVYNPATGAVSAELRLASRADLDATVAAARKAADSWGDISLAKRTAVLFKFRELVAAHVDDLAELITAEHGKVLSDAKGEIGRGLEVIEFACGIPTLLKGDYSDQVSTGIDVFSFREPLGVVAGITPFNFPVMVPLWMAPMAIATGNAFILKPSERDPSASMLLAKLWKEAGLPDGVFQVLHGDKETVDGLLTHPDVDGISFVGSTPIAQYVHETATKHGKRVQALGGAKNHAIVMPDADLDNAADHLAAAAFGSAGERCMAISVAVAVGDAAELLVKKVEERALAVKVNNGTAPDAEMGPVITPASKERIVRIVTEAEAAGAAMVVDGRDLVVPGHEEGFWVGPTVLDHVKTEMTAYTEEIFGPVLVVVRVEDLEAGIALINSNPYGNGTAIFTSSGANARKFQRSVTVGMIGINVPLPVPVAYHSFGGWKASLFGDKHIYGPEGVSFYTRGKVVTSRWPEPTHASGASYNFPSN; this is encoded by the coding sequence ATGTCAACGACGACCGTCACCACCACCATCAACCACTTCATCAACGGGGCCGAGGCCGCCGGCGAAGGCGACCGGACCCAGCCCGTTTACAACCCCGCCACCGGCGCCGTCTCCGCAGAGCTGCGGCTGGCCAGCCGGGCGGACCTGGACGCCACCGTTGCCGCCGCCCGCAAAGCCGCCGACAGCTGGGGAGACATCTCCCTGGCCAAGCGCACCGCGGTGCTGTTCAAGTTCCGCGAACTCGTCGCAGCCCACGTGGACGACCTCGCCGAGCTGATCACCGCCGAACACGGCAAGGTCCTCTCCGATGCCAAGGGCGAGATCGGCCGCGGCCTCGAAGTCATTGAATTCGCCTGCGGGATCCCCACCCTGCTCAAGGGCGACTACTCGGACCAGGTCTCCACCGGCATCGACGTCTTCTCCTTCCGCGAGCCGCTCGGCGTCGTCGCCGGCATCACGCCGTTCAACTTTCCTGTCATGGTCCCGCTGTGGATGGCGCCGATGGCCATCGCCACCGGCAACGCCTTCATCCTCAAGCCCTCCGAGCGCGACCCGTCCGCCTCGATGCTGCTGGCCAAGCTGTGGAAGGAGGCAGGCCTTCCCGACGGCGTCTTCCAGGTCCTGCACGGCGACAAGGAAACCGTGGACGGCCTCCTGACCCACCCGGACGTGGACGGCATCTCCTTCGTCGGCTCCACCCCGATCGCCCAGTACGTCCACGAGACCGCCACCAAGCACGGCAAGCGCGTCCAGGCCCTGGGCGGTGCGAAGAACCACGCCATCGTGATGCCCGACGCCGACCTGGACAACGCCGCCGACCACCTCGCTGCTGCCGCCTTCGGTTCCGCCGGCGAACGCTGCATGGCCATCTCCGTTGCCGTCGCCGTCGGCGATGCCGCCGAACTGCTGGTCAAAAAAGTCGAAGAGCGCGCCCTCGCCGTCAAGGTCAACAACGGCACCGCACCCGACGCCGAAATGGGCCCGGTCATTACGCCCGCCTCCAAGGAACGCATCGTCAGGATCGTCACCGAAGCAGAAGCCGCGGGCGCCGCGATGGTGGTGGACGGTCGCGACCTGGTGGTCCCCGGCCACGAGGAAGGCTTCTGGGTGGGCCCCACCGTACTGGACCACGTCAAGACCGAAATGACCGCCTACACCGAGGAAATCTTCGGACCGGTCCTCGTCGTCGTCCGGGTGGAGGACCTGGAGGCAGGCATCGCCCTGATCAACTCGAACCCGTACGGCAACGGCACCGCGATCTTCACCTCCTCCGGCGCCAACGCCCGCAAGTTCCAGCGCTCCGTGACCGTGGGCATGATCGGCATCAACGTGCCGCTGCCCGTTCCCGTGGCCTACCACTCCTTCGGCGGCTGGAAGGCCTCCCTGTTCGGTGACAAGCACATCTACGGCCCGGAAGGCGTCTCCTTCTACACCCGTGGCAAGGTAGTTACCTCACGCTGGCCCGAGCCCACCCACGCCTCGGGTGCCTCCTACAACTTCCCGTCCAACTAG
- a CDS encoding Gfo/Idh/MocA family protein — MTETLRVAVIGAGRMGADHIQRLSKRIHGAEVAAVVDVDLARAQAAVEGIPGAVALADADEALNNGDVNAVLIATPGFLHEDILLKALARDIPILCEKPLTPDAESAWKIVQAEEKLGHKRIQVGFMRRFDAEYAALGQVIRDHELGELLMLHHQHRNPTTPPGFTNEMLINDSVVHEFDAIRFFTGEEITSVQVRLGKATKNAPAGQHDPQHVLVETESGVLADVEIFVNAKFGYEVATQASFEDGIVSIGGDKGPYTRAAGRWGGNVTPGFEERFGAAYDVEIQSWVDAALRGEIGGPTAWDGYATAACCEAGVEAQKNGEKVAVKLNARPALYS, encoded by the coding sequence ATGACTGAAACCCTTCGCGTCGCCGTCATCGGCGCCGGCCGCATGGGCGCTGACCACATCCAGCGCCTCAGCAAGCGGATCCACGGCGCTGAAGTTGCCGCCGTCGTCGACGTTGATCTTGCCCGCGCACAGGCGGCCGTCGAAGGCATCCCGGGCGCAGTGGCCCTGGCCGATGCCGACGAGGCGCTGAACAACGGGGACGTCAACGCCGTCCTGATCGCCACACCAGGCTTCCTGCACGAGGACATCCTGCTCAAGGCCCTCGCCAGGGACATCCCGATCCTCTGCGAGAAGCCGCTCACCCCCGACGCCGAATCAGCATGGAAGATCGTCCAGGCCGAGGAAAAGCTGGGCCACAAGCGCATCCAGGTGGGCTTCATGCGCCGCTTCGACGCCGAGTACGCCGCCCTGGGGCAGGTCATCCGCGACCACGAGCTGGGTGAATTGCTGATGCTGCACCACCAGCACCGCAACCCCACCACGCCCCCTGGCTTCACCAACGAGATGCTGATCAACGATTCGGTGGTGCACGAGTTCGACGCCATCAGGTTCTTCACCGGCGAGGAAATCACCAGCGTCCAGGTCCGCCTGGGCAAGGCCACGAAGAACGCCCCGGCCGGCCAGCACGATCCCCAGCACGTCCTGGTGGAAACCGAGTCAGGCGTCCTGGCGGACGTGGAGATCTTCGTCAACGCCAAGTTCGGCTATGAGGTGGCCACGCAGGCATCCTTCGAAGACGGCATCGTCAGCATCGGCGGCGACAAGGGCCCTTACACCCGCGCCGCCGGCCGCTGGGGCGGTAATGTCACCCCCGGTTTCGAAGAGCGCTTCGGCGCGGCATACGACGTCGAGATCCAGTCCTGGGTGGACGCGGCACTCCGCGGCGAAATCGGCGGCCCCACCGCCTGGGACGGCTACGCCACCGCGGCATGCTGTGAAGCCGGCGTGGAAGCACAGAAGAACGGTGAGAAGGTGGCCGTGAAGCTGAACGCCAGGCCGGCCCTCTACAGCTGA